The following are from one region of the Hemitrygon akajei chromosome 6, sHemAka1.3, whole genome shotgun sequence genome:
- the LOC140729200 gene encoding uncharacterized protein: MPLTCTDCGKVFTHSSTLQRHQRVHTGEKPFTCSKCGKGFTQKSNLVSHYRIHTGERPFTCSECGISFSQSWQLKEHQRVHTGEKLFTCSDCGKEFTRSSELKVHQRVHTGERPFTCLDCGKAFTHSSTLQRHQQVHTGEKPFSCSDCGKAFTDSSMLQRHQRLHTGERPFTCSDCGKGFTQKSHLQTHRRVHTGEKPFTCSECGKGFTQSSTLVSHYRVHTGERPFTCSECGIGFSQSWQLKEHQRVHTREKPFTCLDCGKEFTRSSELKVHQRLHTGEKPFICSECRKAFTDSYTLQRHQRVHTGEKPFTCSECGKGFTQSSTLVSHYRVHTGERPFICSVCGKAFTQSCHLNEHRRVHTGEKPFTCSDCGKEFTRSSDLKVHQRVHTGEKSFTCSYCGKNFTHSSNLQKHQLVHTGERPFPCSECGKGFTRSSHLLIHQLVHTGERPFTCSDCGKAFAHSSTLQRHQRVHTGEKPFTCSDCGKTFAHSFTLQRHQRVHSGERPFTCSDCGKGFTQSSVLKVHQQVHSGERPFTCSDCGKQYTRSSQLKEHQRVHTGEKPFTCSV, translated from the coding sequence ATGCCGTTaacctgcacagactgtgggaaggtattcacacactcatccacactacaaagacaccagcgagttcacactggagagaaaccattcacctgctccaaatgtgggaagggattcactcagaaATCCAACCTTGTGTCACATTACCGaattcatactggggagaggccgttcacctgctctgaatgtgggattAGTTTCTCTCAGTCATGgcaactgaaggaacatcagcgagttcacactggagagaaacttttcacctgttcagattgtgggaaggaattcactcggtcatcagagttgaaagtacatcagcgagttcacactggggagaggccattcacctgcttagactgtgggaaggcgttcacacactcatccacactacagagacaccagcaagtgcacactggggagaaaccattcagctgctctgactgtgggaaggcattcactgactcatccatgctacagagacaccagcgacttcacactggagagaggccattcacctgctcagactgtgggaagggattcactcagaaATCCCACCTACAGACACaccggcgagttcacactggggagaaaccattcacctgctctgaatgtgggaagggattcactcagtcatctacccttGTGTCACAttaccgagttcacactggggagaggccgttcacctgctctgaatgtgggattGGATTCTCTCAGTCATGGCAACTGAAGgaacatcaacgagttcacactagagagaaaccattcacctgtttagattgtgggaaggaattcactcggtcatctgaactgaaagtacatcagcgacttcacactggagagaaaccattcatctgctcagaatgtagGAAGGCATTCACAGACTCATacacactacagagacaccagcgagttcacactggagagaaaccattcacctgctctgaatgtgggaagggattcactcagtcatctacacTTGTGTCACAttaccgagttcacactggggagaggccgttcatttGCTCTgtatgtgggaaggcattcactcagTCATGTCACCTGAATGAACatcggcgagttcacactggagagaaaccgttcacctgctcagattgtgggaaggaattcactcgATCATCAGACTTGAaagtacaccagcgagttcacactggggagaagtcattcacctgctcatactgtgggaAGAACTTCACTCATTCGTCAAATCTGCAGAAACACCAgttggttcacactggggagaggccattcccctgctctgaatgtggaaagggattcactcggtcatctcacctactgatacaccagttagttcacactggggagaggccgttcacctgctcagactgtgggaaggcattcgcacactcatccacactacagagacaccagcgagttcacactggggagaaaccattcacctgctcagactgtgggaagacattcgCGCATTCATTCACGCTACAGAGACACCAgagagttcacagtggggagaggccattcacctgctcagactgtgggaagggattcactcagtcatcagtCTTGaaagtacatcagcaagttcacagtggggaaaggccattcacttgctcagactgtgggaaacaatacactcggtcatctcaactgaaggaacatcagcgagttcacactggggagaagccattcacctgttctgtgtga
- the LOC140729201 gene encoding uncharacterized protein, whose product MPLTCSDCGKAFTHSSTLQRHQRVHTGEKPFTCSECGKGFTQSSTLVSHYRVHTGERPFTCSECGKGFTQSCQLNEHWRVHTGEKPFSCTDCGKEFTRSYHLKVHQRLHTGERPFTCSDCGKGYTRSSHLLIHQLVHTGERPFTCSDCGKTFTHLSTLQRHQRVHTGEKPFTCSDCGKNFTHSSNLQKHQLVHTEEKPFTCSDCGKGFTQKSNLQTHQRVHTGERPFICSECGKGFTRSSNLLAHQLVHTGEMPFICLDCGKAFTHSSTLQRHQRVHTGEKPFICSDCGKGFTQSYQLNEHQRVHTGERPFTCSDCGKEFSRSSDLKVHQRVHTGERPFTCSYCGKGYTRSSQLKEHQRVHTGERPFTCSDCGKGFTRSSHLLIHQTFHTGERPFTCSDCGKGFTQSSQLKEHQRVHTGEKPFNCSDCGREFARSSQLKLHQRIHTGERPFACSDCGKGFTQSSQLKEHQRVHTGERPFTCSDCGKEFTRSSDLKVHQRLHTGERPFTCSDCGKRFIRSSQLKEHQRVHTGERPFTCSECQKAFTQSSHLRTHQQIHTGEKPLTCSV is encoded by the coding sequence atgccgttgacctgctcagactgtgggaaggcattcacacactcatccacactacagagacaccagcgtgttcacactggggagaaaccatttacctgctctgaatgtgggaagggattcactcagtcatctacacTTGTGTCACAttaccgagttcacactggggagaggccgttcacctgctctgaatgtgggaaaggattcactcagtcatgtcAACTGAATGAACAttggcgagttcacactggggagaaaccgttcagctgcacGGACTGTGGGAAAGAATTTACACGGTCATATCActtgaaagtacatcagcgacttcacactggggagaggccattcacctgctcagactgtggaaagggatacACTCGGTCATCTCACTTACTGatacaccagttagttcacactggggagaggccattcacctgctcagactgtgggaagacattcacacacttatccacgctacagagacaccagcgagttcacactggggagaaaccattcacctgctcagactgcgggaagaaCTTCACTCATTCGTCAAATCTGCAGAAACACCAGTTGGTTCACACAgaggagaaaccattcacctgctcagactgtgggaagggattcactcagaaATCCAACCTGCAgacacatcagcgagttcacactggggagaggccattcatctgctctgaatgtggaaagggattcactcggtcatctaacCTACTAGCgcatcagttagttcacactggggagatgccattcatctgcttagactgtgggaaggcattcacacactcatccacactacagagacaccagcgagttcacactggggagaaaccattcatctgctcagactgtgggaagggattcacgcaGTCATATCAACTGaatgaacatcagcgagttcacactggggagaggccattcacctgttcagactgtggaaaggaatTCAGTCGGTCATCAGActtgaaagtacatcagcgagttcacactggggagaggcctttcacctgctcatactgtgggaagggatacactcggtcatctcaattgaaggaacatcagcgagttcacactggggagaggccgttcacctgctcagactgtggaaagggattcactcggtcatctcacctactgataCACCAGacatttcacactggggagaggccgttcacctgctcagactgtgggaagggattcactcagtcatctcaactgaaggaacatcagcgagttcacactggggagaaaccattcaactgttcagactgtgggagggaatttgcacggtcatctcaactgaagttacatcagcgaattcacactggggagaggccatttgcctgctcagactgtggaaagggattcactcagtcatctcaactgaaggagcatcagcgagttcacactggggagaggccgttcacctgctcagattgtgggaaggaattcactcggtcatcagacttgaaagtacatcagcgacttcacactggggagaggcctttcacctgctcagactgtgggaagcgattcattcggtcatctcaactgaaggagcatcaacgcgttcacactggagagcggccattcacctgctctgaatgtcagaaggcattcactcagtcatcccacctgcggacacaccagcaaattcacactggagagaaaccactcacctgttctgtgtga